The Daucus carota subsp. sativus chromosome 2, DH1 v3.0, whole genome shotgun sequence genome includes a window with the following:
- the LOC108207615 gene encoding uncharacterized protein LOC108207615, which produces MTRFMRLTFCLLVVCLVTQLYIAVATFGPAPKVTTAHLIRLGCAKTPAPPLCAATLKMIASNPFMNPCDVTTFAVQAAMKTAKATFDIINMSLNMKSQIIADPAIKQSLTTCANEYKTAIEVMTKATTCLQQKVNTPQVPDFLNQAVGCVAKCDGSGIKVTNKVLQVAAKNIDCSKLIQNALGIYHCFSTFIINPSLDYSKELAGNVSASISGGGSFSGGIGGALGGGAHGGGSASGGADASANGGGSLDGSADASASGGGSLGGGAGASSSGGGSASGGLSGAGSIQGAGGASGGASASGGGGASGGASASGGGGASGGGSSSGGGGASGGGSGSASGSIKGGASASGGGSASGGVKGDASISGGGSAKGGASASGGGSAKGDASASGGGSASGDAKGDASVGGGGSASGDAKGDASGGGGGGAKGSASIGGGGGAKGSASAGGGGGASGGASGGASGSASGGASGGASGGASGGASGGASGGASGGASGSVSGSGGASGGAGGSGGASGGAGGSGGASGGAGGSGGASGGAGGSGSASGGAGGSVAASGGASGGASGGASGGASGGASGGGSGGASGGASGGASGGASGGASGGASGGASGGASGGGSGGASGGASGGGSGGASGSWGASGGASGNWGAKGGASGSASGGGNGGASGDASAKGGGGGNLFGSGSLRGSFGGNFGGQFSGSGSGSGSVHAASNP; this is translated from the coding sequence atgaCAAGATTCATGAGATTAACATTTTGCCTACTTGTAGTATGTCTCGTAACGCAGCTGTACATCGCTGTGGCGACATTTGGTCCGGCCCCAAAAGTTACAACTGCCCATCTTATTAGATTGGGATGCGCCAAAACTCCTGCACCACCACTTTGTGCCGCCACTTTAAAGATGATAGCAAGCAATCCGTTTATGAATCCTTGTGATGTTACTACCTTTGCTGTTCAAGCAGCTATGAAAACAGCTAAGGCCACATTTGATATAATCAacatgtcattaaatatgaagtCTCAAATTATTGCGGATCCAGCTATAAAACAGAGTCTCACAACTTGTGCAAATGAATATAAGACAGCTATCGAAGTTATGACAAAAGCAACTACATGTTTGCAACAAAAAGTTAATACACCTCAAGTTCCCGATTTCCTTAACCAGGCGGTCGGTTGCGTAGCAAAATGTGATGGCAGTGGCATCAAAGTCACCAACAAGGTTTTACAAGTAGCTGCAAAAAATATTGATTGTTCCAAATTGATCCAAAATGCCTTGGGCATCTATCATTGTTTTTCTACTTTTATCATAAACCCTAGTCTTGACTATTCAAAAGAATTGGCCGGTAATGTGAGTGCAAGTATAAGCGGTGGTGGTTCATTTTCCGGTGGTATAGGTGGAGCACTTGGTGGTGGTGCCCATGGAGGCGGGAGTGCAAGCGGCGGTGCGGACGCATCAGCTAATGGAGGAGGTAGTTTAGACGGTAGTGCAGATGCATCAGCTAGCGGAGGTGGAAGTTTAGGCGGGGGTGCTGGTGCATCATCTAGTGGAGGAGGCAGTGCTAGTGGTGGTTTAAGTGGTGCTGGATCTATTCAAGGAGCTGGCGGCGCAAGTGGTGGTGCATCCGCTAGCGGAGGCGGCGGCGCAAGTGGTGGTGCATCCGCTAGCGGAGGCGGCGGCGCAAGTGGTGGTGGATCCTCTAGCGGAGGTGGTGGTGCAAGTGGTGGCGGAAGTGGTAGTGCAAGTGGTAGTATAAAAGGTGGTGCATCTGCCAGTGGAGGCGGTAGTGCAAGCGGTGGGGTAAAAGGTGATGCATCAATCAGCGGAGGCGGTAGTGCAAAAGGTGGCGCATCAGCTAGTGGGGGTGGTAGTGCAAAAGGTGACGCATCAGCAAGTGGGGGAGGTAGCGCAAGCGGTGATGCAAAAGGTGACGCATCAGTCGGTGGAGGAGGTAGCGCAAGCGGTGATGCAAAAGGTGACGCATCAGGCGGTGGAGGTGGTGGTGCCAAAGGTAGTGCATCAATTGGTGGGGGAGGTGGTGCAAAAGGTAGTGCATCGGCCGGTGGGGGCGGTGGAGCAAGTGGTGGCGCAAGCGGGGGAGCAAGTGGTAGCGCAAGTGGTGGCGCAAGTGGGGGAGCAAGTGGTGGCGCAAGCGGTGGGGCAAGCGGTGGGGCAAGCGGTGGGGCAAGCGGTGGGGCAAGCGGAAGCGTGAGTGGAAGCGGCGGGGCAAGTGGAGGTGCAGGCGGAAGCGGCGGCGCAAGCGGAGGTGCAGGCGGAAGCGGCGGCGCAAGCGGAGGTGCAGGCGGAAGCGGCGGCGCAAGCGGAGGTGCAGGCGGAAGCGGCAGCGCAAGCGGAGGTGCAGGCGGAAGCGTCGCGGCAAGCGGTGGTGCAAGTGGTGGGGCAAGCGGTGGTGCAAGTGGTGGGGCAAGCGGTGGTGCAAGTGGTGGCGGTAGCGGAGGTGCAAGTGGTGGTGCAAGCGGAGGTGCAAGCGGTGGGGCAAGCGGTGGGGCAAGCGGTGGGGCAAGCGGTGGGGCAAGCGGTGGTGCAAGCGGTGGCGGTAGTGGGGGTGCAAGCGGTGGTGCAAGTGGTGGTGGAAGCGGTGGTGCAAGTGGTAGCTGGGGTGCAAGCGGTGGTGCAAGTGGTAACTGGGGTGCAAAAGGTGGTGCAAGTGGTAGCGCAAGTGGTGGCGGTAACGGGGGTGCAAGCGGTGATGCATCTGCTAAAGGAGGTGGTGGCGGAAATTTATTTGGTTCTGGTTCTCTAAGAGGTTCTTTTGGTGGTAACTTTGGTGGCCAATTTTCGGGATCCGGATCCGGATCCGGATCTGTGCATGCCGCATCAAATCCTTAG